Proteins co-encoded in one Bremerella sp. TYQ1 genomic window:
- a CDS encoding DUF1553 domain-containing protein → MTRIFTRFGLLSFAICSVLALFAPLYANDEAKVDFATQIRPILSDRCFHCHGPDAESRAADLRLDEADAAHDYAIVPGEPENSEAFLRIVAEEPADRMPPPDSNRTLSEDEIELLRQWIKQGAEYDKHWSFKRIEKPPVPQLKEDEWSRNEIDKFVLSSLRDKGLTPNPEAQPWRLLRRVSFDLNGLPPSIDQLDSFEADPSDRNYADQVYALLNSHHYGERLAAEWLDAARYSDTYGYQVDRDRFVWPWRDWVIRSLNNNMPYDEFITQQIAGDLLPEADQDTILATTFCRLHPQKVEGGSIPEEFRVEYVADRSQTVATAFLGLTMECSRCHDHKYDPLSQQEYYQMFAFFNSIDEAGLYSFFTPSVPTPTLMLADDRRAQELAKLDKTVAELEQQIRELPHDESGKSHDALTLPAPIEHLNFDDGEVGANVSADGPKGKSVRLTGDDAINLKKGNFQRHQPFSVALWMKTPDLKERAVVFHRSRAWTDAASRGYELLLEDGKLKWSLIHFWPGNAISVKATDAFPINAWHQVVVTYDGSSRADGLSIFVDGKEIEREVVRDKLTKQITGGGHDHISIGERFRDRGFKDGWVDEFSLYEIELTSAEVAKLSMQPPSESMLQQHYSARELSSRKDLQAKLSEARKARNSAYDRTDEIMVMRELEEPRPTFLLARGAYDAPSDEVFPETPEALPAFQDNWPKNRLGLAKWIVDRENPLTARVAVNRYWQLLMGEGLVKTPEDFGSQGSPPTHPELLDWLAADFIEHGWNVKRLIRQIVTSSTYRQSSEATPEQLQRDPENRDLARANRFRMSAEMVRDNALAASGLLVDEVGGPPAKPYEVASSFKPMSHDKGKGLYRRSLYTFWQRTSPAPAMMTFDASKRDVCQLKRERTSSPLQALVLLNGPQYVEASKMLAAQVIRSNKSDAANDDALIQRVFRLLTSRPADSRELGILRELYSEQKKHFADNPQATQKLLAAGEADAPKDLDVVELAALTIVANTVMNFDGCVTRR, encoded by the coding sequence ATGACTCGCATTTTCACGCGTTTCGGCCTTCTTTCGTTCGCGATTTGTAGCGTTCTCGCCTTATTTGCTCCTCTCTATGCAAATGACGAAGCGAAAGTCGATTTCGCGACTCAGATTCGTCCGATCCTTTCTGATCGTTGCTTTCATTGTCATGGCCCGGACGCCGAGTCTCGTGCCGCGGATCTTCGACTCGACGAAGCGGATGCCGCTCATGATTACGCTATCGTTCCAGGGGAACCAGAAAACAGCGAAGCCTTCCTACGAATCGTCGCGGAAGAACCCGCCGACCGTATGCCGCCACCTGATTCCAATCGAACGCTGTCGGAAGACGAAATCGAGCTTCTACGTCAATGGATCAAACAGGGGGCCGAGTATGACAAACATTGGTCCTTCAAGCGAATTGAAAAGCCCCCAGTTCCACAACTGAAAGAAGATGAATGGTCACGCAACGAAATCGATAAGTTTGTACTGTCATCTCTTCGAGACAAAGGCCTAACCCCCAATCCGGAAGCCCAGCCTTGGCGACTTCTTCGCCGCGTCTCGTTCGACTTGAATGGACTGCCACCTTCGATCGATCAATTGGATTCCTTTGAGGCAGATCCTTCGGACCGCAACTACGCCGACCAAGTGTATGCGCTGCTCAATTCACATCACTACGGCGAGCGTCTCGCAGCAGAGTGGCTCGACGCGGCACGTTACAGCGATACCTACGGATACCAAGTCGATAGGGACCGGTTTGTCTGGCCCTGGCGTGACTGGGTCATTCGTTCGCTGAACAATAATATGCCCTACGACGAATTCATCACTCAGCAAATTGCAGGCGATCTTCTGCCGGAAGCCGATCAAGACACGATTTTAGCTACGACGTTTTGTAGGCTTCATCCACAAAAGGTTGAAGGGGGAAGCATCCCCGAAGAGTTTCGTGTCGAATACGTGGCTGATCGATCCCAGACGGTTGCAACGGCATTTCTCGGACTCACCATGGAGTGCAGTCGGTGCCACGATCACAAGTACGACCCGCTAAGTCAGCAGGAGTACTATCAGATGTTTGCCTTTTTCAACAGCATCGACGAGGCCGGACTCTACTCCTTTTTCACACCGTCGGTGCCGACGCCCACGCTGATGCTGGCGGACGACCGGCGCGCGCAGGAGTTGGCTAAACTGGACAAGACTGTCGCAGAATTAGAGCAACAAATCCGCGAGCTGCCTCATGATGAATCAGGTAAATCACACGATGCTTTGACCCTTCCCGCTCCCATCGAACATTTGAATTTTGATGATGGAGAAGTAGGCGCAAACGTATCCGCCGATGGACCGAAGGGCAAATCGGTTCGTCTCACCGGAGACGACGCAATCAATCTGAAGAAGGGCAATTTTCAGCGACATCAGCCATTTTCGGTTGCTTTGTGGATGAAAACCCCAGACCTCAAAGAGCGTGCTGTCGTTTTTCATCGTTCACGAGCATGGACCGATGCGGCCAGCCGAGGGTACGAGTTACTTTTGGAAGATGGGAAGTTGAAATGGTCCCTGATTCACTTTTGGCCTGGTAATGCCATCAGTGTCAAAGCCACGGACGCGTTTCCGATCAATGCTTGGCATCAGGTCGTCGTCACGTACGATGGCTCGAGTCGAGCCGATGGTCTTAGTATCTTTGTCGATGGTAAAGAGATCGAGAGGGAAGTTGTACGAGATAAATTGACCAAACAAATCACCGGCGGAGGCCACGATCACATCTCCATCGGCGAGCGTTTCCGTGACCGAGGTTTTAAGGATGGTTGGGTCGATGAATTTTCCCTTTATGAAATCGAACTCACTTCGGCCGAAGTCGCCAAGCTAAGTATGCAGCCCCCGTCCGAATCAATGCTGCAGCAGCACTACTCAGCACGAGAATTATCTTCACGGAAAGATCTTCAAGCGAAACTTTCAGAAGCTCGTAAAGCACGGAACTCGGCGTATGATCGAACCGACGAGATCATGGTCATGCGTGAGTTAGAAGAGCCTCGGCCTACTTTTCTGCTTGCCAGAGGTGCCTACGATGCTCCGTCGGATGAGGTATTCCCCGAAACACCAGAGGCTTTGCCAGCCTTCCAAGATAACTGGCCGAAGAATCGATTAGGGCTCGCGAAATGGATTGTTGATCGAGAGAATCCTCTGACCGCCCGAGTTGCCGTTAACCGGTATTGGCAATTGTTAATGGGCGAAGGCCTTGTCAAAACGCCTGAAGATTTCGGTAGCCAGGGAAGTCCTCCGACCCATCCCGAGCTGCTAGATTGGCTGGCGGCCGACTTCATCGAGCATGGCTGGAACGTCAAGAGACTTATTCGGCAGATTGTGACCTCTTCTACCTATCGTCAATCGTCCGAAGCGACTCCCGAACAATTGCAGCGAGATCCGGAGAATAGAGATCTGGCGAGAGCCAATCGGTTTCGCATGTCCGCAGAAATGGTTCGAGACAACGCCTTAGCGGCAAGTGGGCTATTAGTTGACGAAGTGGGAGGGCCACCAGCCAAACCATACGAGGTCGCAAGTTCGTTCAAGCCCATGAGCCACGACAAAGGAAAAGGACTGTATCGGCGTTCCCTCTATACTTTTTGGCAACGGACAAGTCCGGCCCCCGCAATGATGACGTTCGACGCATCCAAACGGGACGTCTGTCAGCTTAAACGTGAGAGAACCTCTTCCCCTCTTCAAGCGCTCGTCCTCCTGAATGGGCCGCAATATGTAGAAGCATCTAAGATGCTCGCTGCTCAAGTTATTCGATCAAATAAAAGCGATGCGGCAAATGACGACGCGTTAATCCAACGCGTTTTCCGCCTACTGACAAGTCGGCCAGCAGATTCACGAGAACTGGGAATACTTCGAGAGCTGTACTCCGAACAGAAGAAGCACTTTGCTGACAATCCACAAGCTACCCAAAAGCTTTTAGCGGCCGGTGAAGCTGACGCTCCCAAAGATCTTGATGTCGTTGAGCTCGCCGCACTTACCATTGTTGCGAACACCGTCATGAATTTCGATGGCTGCGTTACGCGTCGCTAG